From a single Couchioplanes caeruleus genomic region:
- a CDS encoding response regulator transcription factor: MRVLIVEDEPYLAEAVRDGLRLEAIAADVAGDGGTALDLLSVNSYDLAILDRDIPGPSGDEVARRIVASGSGIPILMLTAADRIDDKASGFELGADDYLTKPFELRELVLRLRALDRRRAYARPPVREIAGLRLDPFRRQVFRDGRYVPLTRKQFAVLEVLAAAEGGVVSAEELLERAWDENANPFTNAVRITVSALRKRLGEPWIIATVPGVGYRIEGADGD; the protein is encoded by the coding sequence GTGCGGGTCCTGATCGTGGAGGACGAGCCGTACCTGGCCGAGGCCGTGCGGGACGGGCTGCGGCTGGAGGCGATCGCCGCCGACGTCGCCGGGGACGGCGGGACGGCGCTGGACCTGCTCAGCGTCAACTCCTACGACCTCGCCATCCTCGACCGGGACATACCGGGTCCCTCCGGGGACGAGGTGGCGCGGCGCATCGTCGCGTCCGGCAGCGGCATCCCGATCCTCATGCTCACCGCCGCCGACCGCATCGACGACAAGGCGTCCGGGTTCGAGCTGGGCGCCGACGACTACCTCACCAAGCCGTTCGAGCTGCGGGAGCTCGTCCTGCGGCTGCGGGCGCTCGACCGCCGGCGCGCGTACGCCCGGCCCCCGGTCCGCGAGATCGCGGGTCTGCGCCTCGATCCCTTCCGCCGGCAGGTCTTCCGCGACGGACGGTACGTTCCGCTCACCCGCAAGCAGTTCGCCGTGCTGGAGGTGCTCGCGGCGGCCGAGGGTGGCGTCGTGAGCGCCGAGGAGCTGCTCGAACGGGCGTGGGACGAGAACGCCAACCCGTTCACCAACGCGGTCCGCATCACCGTCTCCGCGCTGCGCAAACGGCTCGGCGAACCATGGATCATCGCCACGGTGCCCGGCGTCGGCTACCGCATCGAGGGGGCGGACGGTGACTAG
- a CDS encoding VanZ family protein: MRAVLVVVCIAGIAYVLRRPLMMAAPQCLAGRWHGCYDTENGVLLMMLAGLPGAGLVAWALARWRRAAGAGPAWRLSLAEVGMVYGTVPFVWITMMPGPGAGIVPGRVSLVPLRDLATMGPLGIAGNLLIFAALGLFAPMRFAVLASVPRVLALGAGCSALVEVAQYVLRLDRVSSVDDVLVNAAGAVLAGLASRRWWRSGAEAGRCTERVAG; encoded by the coding sequence GTGCGGGCGGTTCTGGTGGTGGTCTGCATCGCGGGGATCGCGTACGTTCTGCGGCGGCCGCTCATGATGGCCGCGCCGCAGTGCCTGGCCGGGCGGTGGCACGGCTGTTACGACACCGAGAACGGTGTGCTGCTCATGATGCTGGCCGGCCTGCCGGGCGCCGGCCTGGTGGCGTGGGCCCTGGCCCGGTGGCGGCGTGCCGCCGGGGCCGGGCCGGCGTGGCGGCTGTCGCTGGCGGAGGTGGGCATGGTGTACGGGACGGTGCCGTTCGTGTGGATCACCATGATGCCGGGGCCGGGCGCCGGGATCGTGCCCGGCCGGGTGAGCCTGGTGCCGTTGCGGGATCTCGCCACGATGGGGCCGCTCGGCATCGCCGGCAACCTGCTGATCTTCGCGGCGCTGGGCCTTTTCGCCCCGATGCGGTTCGCCGTGCTGGCGTCCGTGCCGCGGGTCCTGGCGCTCGGGGCGGGCTGCTCGGCCCTGGTCGAGGTCGCGCAGTACGTGCTGCGGCTCGACCGGGTGTCCTCGGTGGACGACGTCCTGGTCAACGCCGCCGGCGCCGTGCTGGCCGGGCTGGCGTCGCGCAGGTGGTGGCGGAGCGGCGCGGAGGCCGGGCGCTGCACCGAGCGGGTGGCGGGCTGA
- a CDS encoding serine hydrolase domain-containing protein — protein sequence MALDSVRGIARRRVLAWSGAAAAGVPLVGAPAAGARSSIPPDARPGGAYDRYVAKLAADGRFSGVVLLSHRGRTVLSRSYGMADRERGIRNHEGTAFSLSSAGKPFHAVAILQLAQRGKLQLSDPVGKYLRGLDKEIAERVSVHHLLSGASGLAGPEEDVERVFRSRAEVHAYYVHRAEQSTLVDVPGLPSTTHAEPEVLLPALVVEAVAGTTYWDYVEQHVFRRCGMTGSGFFTRPRWLTDGHVAHPYMEVAGGSVVDAVRHLDAGSAYPYLAGRNPARAFIDAPGDGGFATAPDLVRFAYALRDGTLLDRPWADVLTGAKLPHGPASFGAYGVAIDIVGGQWAFQRAGGNPGVGANWSIYPDTGWVGVILGNCDGAPLEEMIARETAAVTGVVPEGGAGG from the coding sequence ATGGCTTTAGATTCCGTACGGGGCATAGCACGCCGCCGGGTGCTCGCCTGGAGCGGGGCGGCTGCGGCCGGCGTGCCGCTGGTGGGCGCTCCCGCTGCCGGTGCGCGTTCCTCGATCCCACCCGATGCCCGGCCCGGCGGGGCGTACGACCGGTACGTGGCGAAGCTCGCCGCCGACGGCAGGTTCTCCGGTGTGGTTCTGCTGTCGCACCGGGGCCGGACCGTCCTGTCCCGCAGTTACGGCATGGCCGACCGGGAGCGCGGGATCCGTAACCACGAGGGCACAGCGTTCAGCCTCAGTTCCGCCGGGAAGCCGTTCCACGCCGTGGCCATTCTTCAGCTGGCGCAGCGGGGCAAGCTGCAGTTGTCCGATCCGGTGGGCAAGTATCTGCGGGGGCTGGACAAGGAGATCGCCGAGCGGGTGAGTGTTCATCATCTGCTCTCCGGCGCCTCCGGGCTGGCCGGCCCGGAGGAGGACGTCGAACGGGTCTTCCGGAGCAGGGCAGAGGTGCATGCGTATTACGTTCACCGCGCTGAACAGTCGACTCTGGTGGATGTTCCGGGGCTTCCCAGCACCACCCACGCCGAACCCGAGGTTCTTCTTCCCGCCCTGGTCGTGGAGGCCGTGGCCGGTACGACGTACTGGGACTACGTCGAGCAGCACGTCTTCCGGCGGTGCGGGATGACCGGCTCCGGCTTCTTCACCCGGCCTCGGTGGCTCACCGACGGGCACGTCGCGCACCCGTACATGGAGGTGGCCGGTGGGAGCGTGGTGGATGCCGTGCGGCACTTGGACGCGGGGAGCGCGTACCCGTATCTGGCCGGCAGGAATCCGGCGCGGGCCTTCATCGATGCCCCCGGCGACGGGGGTTTCGCCACCGCTCCGGACCTTGTCCGGTTCGCGTACGCGTTGCGCGACGGCACCCTGCTCGACCGGCCGTGGGCCGATGTGCTGACCGGCGCCAAGCTGCCGCACGGTCCGGCGTCGTTCGGGGCGTACGGGGTCGCGATCGACATCGTCGGCGGTCAGTGGGCTTTTCAGCGGGCCGGGGGGAATCCCGGGGTCGGCGCGAATTGGAGCATCTACCCGGATACCGGCTGGGTCGGTGTCATTCTCGGTAACTGTGACGGCGCGCCGCTGGAGGAGATGATCGCCCGGGAGACGGCGGCCGTCACGGGGGTCGTGCCCGAGGGCGGGGCCGGCGGGTGA
- a CDS encoding SRPBCC family protein encodes MARFTVPQQVAAPATTVWATMVDWPRHGDWAPLTRVRVTTPRPDGVGAGFVARTGIGPLAFDDPMTVELWQPPGGNAPDDGPGRCEVVKRGRVVLGRAGFSVVPLAGGRSRVDWHEDVTVTPHRVTRMVGPVLSLAGRVGFGATLRAMAKDVERQAR; translated from the coding sequence ATGGCCCGGTTCACCGTCCCACAACAGGTGGCTGCGCCCGCCACCACGGTCTGGGCCACGATGGTCGACTGGCCCCGGCACGGCGACTGGGCGCCGCTCACCCGCGTACGGGTGACGACACCCCGGCCCGACGGCGTGGGCGCCGGCTTCGTCGCCCGGACCGGAATCGGGCCGCTCGCGTTCGACGACCCGATGACGGTGGAGCTCTGGCAGCCGCCGGGCGGGAACGCCCCCGACGATGGCCCCGGGCGCTGCGAGGTGGTCAAGCGGGGGAGGGTGGTGCTGGGCCGGGCCGGCTTCTCGGTGGTGCCGCTGGCGGGTGGCCGGAGCCGGGTGGACTGGCACGAGGACGTGACGGTGACTCCTCATCGCGTTACGCGGATGGTGGGGCCGGTGTTGTCGCTTGCCGGTCGTGTCGGCTTCGGGGCGACCCTGCGGGCGATGGCCAAGGACGTGGAGCGGCAGGCCCGCTGA
- a CDS encoding ABC transporter permease subunit — MSTVRQAPAPVRRAPSPPGPGSLTRTQRWLGRDWRLAALFLAPTAVLVGVLVLLPIARSMITSTTERHGQDDVFVGLDNYLALAGDEQFHAGVVNSFVFTAYAEIFKVVLGLAAALLLHHRRRGRAVLTGLLLVPWVVPTVVTAFSWRTLLDPIFGSVNTLLTSSGIGPLLADAHLVDSWPAGWLSDPSLAMPSVILVNVWKGVPFFTVCFLAGLKAIPADQYEAATIDGASAWQRFAHVTLPGLRHVMTVTVTLSSIWTFNNFDLIWLLTQGGPGNVTAPYVLVAYSKAILQLQYGAGAAVTLVMLPVIGALVFFLVRLLRRDSGTGPLRGRRSDGRPGTIRTALPWILAAVFTGLLAWASPQIFWKAVVVLGVILLIAAMVGRVVSTLQARGGRRTSTVVSRTGSWVAMAGLLGFVLAPLYWIAVTAFKSEGQVVTRTHDLWPTPWTLEQFTALFTNQPFARWYANTLLVSGASTVVALICAVLAGYALARLRFRGAQGFTVTVLLTYVMPGALLFIPLYQLLIGVRLTDSLWSLVLTYPTFTLPFATWLLAGYFSSIPAELEEAALVDGCSRVQAFGRVVLPLAKPGVLAVALFTLTNAWNEFLFAFVFITKDEYKTLPVGMQSMIAGDVVPQGQLAAASLLVSIPVVIMYAFGQRFLTEGLTAGAVKG, encoded by the coding sequence GTGAGCACGGTGCGCCAAGCGCCGGCCCCGGTCAGGCGGGCACCCTCGCCGCCGGGGCCCGGCTCGCTCACCAGGACCCAGCGGTGGCTGGGCCGGGACTGGCGCCTCGCAGCGCTGTTCCTGGCGCCGACGGCCGTCCTGGTCGGCGTGCTCGTGCTCCTGCCCATCGCCCGGTCGATGATCACCAGCACCACCGAACGGCACGGGCAGGACGACGTCTTCGTCGGCCTGGACAACTACCTCGCCCTCGCCGGCGACGAGCAGTTCCACGCCGGCGTCGTGAACTCCTTCGTCTTCACCGCGTACGCCGAGATCTTCAAGGTTGTCCTGGGTCTCGCCGCGGCCCTGCTGCTGCATCACCGGCGCCGCGGCCGCGCCGTGCTCACCGGGCTGCTGCTGGTGCCGTGGGTGGTGCCGACGGTGGTGACGGCGTTCAGCTGGCGTACGTTGCTCGACCCGATCTTCGGCAGCGTCAACACCCTGCTCACCAGCTCGGGGATCGGCCCGCTGCTGGCCGACGCGCACCTCGTCGACAGCTGGCCGGCGGGCTGGCTGTCCGACCCGTCGCTGGCGATGCCGTCCGTGATCCTGGTCAACGTGTGGAAGGGCGTGCCGTTCTTCACCGTCTGCTTCCTCGCGGGCCTGAAGGCCATCCCGGCGGACCAGTACGAGGCGGCGACCATCGACGGCGCCTCCGCCTGGCAGCGTTTCGCCCACGTGACGCTGCCCGGACTGCGGCACGTCATGACCGTCACGGTGACCCTGTCGTCGATCTGGACGTTCAACAACTTCGACCTCATCTGGCTGCTCACCCAGGGCGGTCCGGGCAACGTGACCGCACCGTACGTGCTGGTCGCGTACTCGAAAGCGATTTTGCAGCTGCAGTACGGCGCGGGAGCGGCGGTCACGCTCGTCATGCTGCCGGTCATCGGCGCGCTGGTCTTCTTCCTGGTCCGGTTGCTGCGCCGCGACTCCGGCACCGGGCCGCTCCGGGGGCGCCGCAGCGACGGCCGGCCCGGCACCATCCGCACGGCGCTGCCCTGGATCCTCGCGGCGGTGTTCACCGGCCTGCTGGCCTGGGCGTCGCCGCAGATCTTCTGGAAGGCGGTGGTCGTCCTCGGCGTGATCCTGCTGATCGCGGCCATGGTGGGCCGGGTGGTCTCGACGCTCCAGGCCCGCGGCGGTCGCCGTACGTCGACCGTGGTGTCGCGTACGGGATCCTGGGTGGCGATGGCGGGGCTGCTCGGCTTCGTGCTGGCCCCGCTGTACTGGATCGCCGTCACGGCCTTCAAGTCCGAGGGCCAGGTCGTCACGCGCACCCACGACCTGTGGCCGACGCCGTGGACCCTCGAGCAGTTCACCGCGCTGTTCACCAACCAGCCGTTCGCCCGCTGGTACGCCAACACCCTGCTGGTCTCCGGCGCGTCGACGGTGGTGGCCCTCATCTGCGCGGTCCTGGCCGGCTATGCGCTGGCCCGCCTGCGCTTCCGCGGCGCGCAGGGCTTCACCGTCACGGTGCTGCTGACGTACGTGATGCCCGGCGCGCTCTTGTTCATCCCGCTCTACCAGCTGCTCATCGGCGTACGGCTCACCGACTCGCTGTGGTCGCTGGTGCTGACGTACCCGACCTTCACGCTGCCGTTCGCGACCTGGCTGCTGGCGGGATATTTCTCCTCCATCCCGGCCGAGCTCGAGGAGGCCGCGCTGGTCGACGGCTGCTCGCGCGTCCAGGCGTTCGGGCGGGTGGTGCTGCCGCTGGCCAAGCCGGGAGTGCTGGCGGTCGCGCTGTTCACCCTGACCAACGCCTGGAACGAGTTCCTCTTCGCGTTCGTGTTCATCACCAAGGACGAGTACAAGACGCTCCCGGTCGGCATGCAGTCGATGATCGCCGGGGACGTGGTGCCGCAGGGGCAGCTGGCGGCGGCATCGTTGCTGGTGAGCATCCCGGTGGTGATCATGTACGCCTTCGGGCAGCGGTTCCTCACGGAAGGGCTGACGGCGGGGGCGGTGAAGGGCTGA
- a CDS encoding extracellular solute-binding protein — protein sequence MQDRQLWSRRNFLGMGAGVLGAAGLAACGDSSGSSASVQPDVPKELLDSAASLKGSTMGVLSQKLYSTTANDALDKSIRKFADSTGTKIENSLVQADAGDVVAKIDAEVKGGVARDLAFMTDSRFIAQFHALGDLEDVTDVVEALTAKYGEPCAEAKNFCVFDGKWYAIPYHFIGIGSFLRKDWMQEKGIAPKDVYSWEELRDVCLAISDPGKRRFGWGLTMNRSGDGNGVIEALINAYGGSIASNDGRKVTFNSPETVQAVTFLGDIYTNPKYKPMLPPGVASWTDTSNNENWLAGILGYTRNSFSVYADSKTKKNPVYANTHVFSDCIGPATDKSLLLGQSQGFVVFKGAKNAALAKLLAQYLVSGPALVGVAKEAPGLVMPAWDKVWDADPYFTGGDPSFPLLRTMSQQPLPLKTKNGLAFPQKASAGQQAVVAAYVLTDMMQQVVQGTAPAQAVTAAHAKMVQIFNQQGLPQ from the coding sequence ATGCAGGACAGGCAGTTGTGGTCGCGGCGCAATTTTCTGGGGATGGGAGCGGGCGTGCTCGGCGCGGCCGGCCTGGCCGCGTGCGGGGACAGCTCCGGCTCGTCGGCCAGTGTGCAGCCGGACGTGCCGAAGGAACTGCTCGACAGCGCGGCGTCGCTCAAGGGCTCCACGATGGGTGTGCTGTCGCAGAAGCTGTACTCGACCACGGCGAACGATGCGCTCGACAAGTCGATCCGCAAGTTCGCCGACTCCACCGGTACGAAGATCGAGAACAGCCTGGTGCAGGCCGACGCCGGCGACGTCGTCGCCAAGATCGACGCCGAGGTGAAGGGCGGGGTGGCGCGCGACCTGGCGTTCATGACGGACTCCCGGTTCATCGCGCAGTTCCACGCCCTGGGCGACCTGGAGGACGTGACGGACGTCGTCGAGGCGCTGACCGCCAAGTACGGCGAGCCCTGCGCGGAGGCCAAGAACTTCTGCGTCTTCGACGGCAAGTGGTACGCCATCCCGTACCACTTCATCGGTATCGGGTCGTTCCTGCGCAAGGACTGGATGCAGGAGAAGGGCATCGCCCCCAAGGACGTCTACAGCTGGGAGGAACTGCGCGACGTGTGCCTCGCCATCTCGGATCCGGGCAAGCGCCGGTTCGGGTGGGGCCTGACGATGAACCGGTCCGGCGACGGCAACGGCGTGATCGAGGCGCTGATCAACGCGTACGGCGGATCGATCGCCTCCAACGACGGCAGGAAGGTCACGTTCAACTCGCCCGAGACGGTGCAGGCCGTGACGTTCCTGGGCGACATCTACACCAACCCCAAGTACAAGCCGATGCTGCCGCCGGGCGTGGCCAGCTGGACCGACACCAGCAACAACGAGAACTGGCTCGCCGGCATCCTCGGCTACACCCGCAACAGCTTCAGCGTCTATGCGGATTCCAAGACCAAGAAGAATCCGGTGTACGCCAACACGCACGTCTTCTCGGACTGCATCGGGCCGGCGACCGACAAGTCCCTGCTGCTCGGCCAGTCCCAGGGGTTCGTCGTCTTCAAGGGGGCCAAGAACGCGGCGCTCGCCAAGCTCCTCGCGCAGTACCTGGTCAGCGGGCCCGCCCTGGTCGGGGTCGCAAAGGAGGCGCCCGGCCTGGTGATGCCCGCCTGGGACAAGGTGTGGGACGCCGACCCGTACTTCACCGGCGGCGACCCGTCGTTCCCGCTGCTGCGCACGATGTCCCAGCAGCCGCTGCCGCTGAAGACGAAGAACGGTCTCGCCTTCCCGCAGAAGGCCAGCGCCGGCCAGCAGGCCGTCGTCGCGGCGTACGTCCTGACCGACATGATGCAGCAGGTCGTTCAGGGCACGGCTCCCGCGCAGGCGGTGACCGCCGCCCACGCGAAGATGGTGCAGATCTTCAACCAGCAAGGGCTGCCCCAGTGA
- a CDS encoding IclR family transcriptional regulator translates to MAQGSDAVTLLRYCEGILTMPRVVPAVSRALDILELFLERPQLSAREVMERLDLPRTTVHELLVTLVERAYLISVPGQPVQYRLGMPLFQLGAAFAGQLDLVREAQGVTRDLAAACNEAVHVAVLDGADVIYLVKVDSTHPVRMVSAVGRRLPANCTAVGKVLLSGLDPVALDAVLAKGDLPGMTPDSITDPDLLREHLDRVRAEGLAVDSGESDGAMRCVAAAVRDHSGVVIAAMSVSAPIIRWTPQAHVEWADLVREGAATLSARMGYSGRVR, encoded by the coding sequence GTGGCGCAAGGATCGGACGCAGTTACCCTTCTCAGGTATTGCGAAGGGATCCTCACCATGCCTCGTGTGGTACCGGCGGTCAGCCGTGCGCTCGACATCCTCGAGCTCTTCCTGGAGCGGCCGCAGCTGTCGGCGCGCGAGGTGATGGAGCGGCTCGATCTGCCGCGTACCACTGTTCATGAGCTGCTCGTCACGCTGGTGGAGCGGGCGTACCTGATCTCCGTGCCCGGCCAGCCGGTCCAGTACCGGCTCGGGATGCCGCTGTTCCAGCTCGGCGCGGCCTTCGCCGGACAGCTGGATCTGGTGCGCGAGGCGCAGGGCGTCACGCGCGATCTGGCCGCCGCGTGCAATGAGGCCGTCCATGTCGCCGTGCTCGACGGTGCCGATGTCATCTACCTCGTCAAGGTCGACAGCACCCACCCCGTCCGGATGGTCTCCGCGGTGGGGCGGCGGCTGCCGGCGAACTGTACGGCGGTGGGCAAGGTCCTGCTGTCGGGTCTCGATCCGGTGGCGCTGGACGCCGTGCTGGCGAAGGGTGACCTGCCGGGCATGACACCGGACAGCATCACCGACCCCGACCTTCTGCGCGAGCACCTGGATCGCGTACGGGCCGAGGGCCTCGCAGTCGACAGCGGGGAGTCCGACGGCGCGATGCGGTGCGTCGCTGCGGCGGTACGGGACCATTCGGGCGTCGTCATCGCCGCGATGAGCGTTTCGGCGCCGATCATCCGGTGGACGCCGCAGGCGCACGTGGAGTGGGCCGATCTGGTGCGCGAGGGCGCTGCCACGCTGTCCGCGCGCATGGGCTACTCGGGCCGCGTTCGTTAG
- a CDS encoding phosphoesterase PA-phosphatase, translating into MMTTAGAAPDERGRSRRAAKLITDVLSPGALLSVLLVVVPVHAVGAWPGLGWGLLAVVFVSVVPLGYIFARVRRRTLTDMHVGVREHRLLPFVVGLVSVVAGLVGLLVGGAPRDLVAVVGVILADAAVLIVVSSFWKISVHAMVAMMTTGILAVVHGRVLWALLPLVALVAWSRVRLTDHTGAQVVAGAAVGLAMVVVFVLFRGF; encoded by the coding sequence ATGATGACTACCGCCGGCGCGGCGCCCGATGAGCGCGGCCGGTCGCGGCGGGCTGCCAAGCTGATCACCGATGTGTTGTCGCCGGGGGCGCTGCTGAGCGTGCTGCTGGTGGTTGTTCCCGTGCACGCCGTCGGTGCCTGGCCGGGCCTGGGCTGGGGTCTGCTCGCCGTCGTGTTCGTCAGCGTGGTCCCTCTCGGCTACATCTTCGCCCGCGTACGGCGACGGACCCTCACCGACATGCACGTCGGTGTTCGCGAGCACCGGCTGCTGCCGTTCGTCGTGGGCCTGGTCAGCGTCGTGGCCGGGCTGGTGGGGCTGCTGGTGGGCGGCGCGCCGCGTGATCTGGTGGCGGTCGTCGGCGTGATTCTGGCGGATGCCGCGGTGCTCATCGTGGTCAGCAGCTTCTGGAAGATCTCGGTCCACGCGATGGTGGCCATGATGACGACAGGCATTCTGGCGGTCGTCCACGGTCGCGTGCTGTGGGCGTTGCTGCCGCTGGTCGCGTTGGTCGCCTGGTCGCGGGTGCGCCTCACCGACCACACAGGCGCCCAGGTCGTCGCCGGTGCCGCGGTGGGGCTGGCGATGGTGGTGGTGTTCGTCCTGTTCCGAGGTTTCTGA
- a CDS encoding response regulator transcription factor produces the protein MIADDEAAIRESLERVLQVEGYDTSIVANGLAVLDGVEGVDGDTLDLLILDVMMPRLGGLETCRRLRAAGRDLPVLMLTARDQVSDRVAGLDAGADDYLPKPFATEELLARVRALLRRRTPADGESHVLSFADVRLDPDRFEAWRGGRPLRLTRTEFSLLEVLMRNATRVLTRDALFEAIWGFDMSATANNLQVYVSYLRRKMEAEGEPRLIYTLRGLGYTLRETPP, from the coding sequence ATGATCGCGGATGACGAGGCGGCCATCCGTGAGTCGCTGGAGCGGGTGCTCCAGGTCGAGGGTTACGACACCAGCATCGTCGCCAACGGTCTCGCCGTGCTCGACGGGGTCGAGGGGGTCGATGGGGACACGCTGGATCTGCTGATCCTCGACGTGATGATGCCCCGCCTCGGCGGGTTGGAGACCTGTCGGCGTCTGCGGGCCGCGGGCCGGGATCTGCCGGTGCTGATGCTGACCGCCCGTGATCAGGTCTCCGACCGGGTGGCGGGGCTGGATGCGGGCGCCGACGACTACCTACCCAAGCCGTTCGCCACCGAGGAGTTGCTGGCCCGGGTGCGGGCCCTGCTGCGCCGGCGTACGCCTGCCGACGGGGAGTCGCACGTCCTGTCGTTCGCCGACGTCCGGCTGGATCCCGACAGGTTCGAGGCGTGGCGGGGCGGGCGGCCGCTGCGCCTGACCCGGACCGAGTTCTCCCTCCTGGAGGTCCTCATGCGCAACGCGACCCGGGTCTTGACCCGCGACGCGCTGTTCGAGGCGATCTGGGGCTTCGACATGAGCGCCACCGCCAACAACCTCCAGGTGTACGTGAGCTACCTGCGCCGCAAGATGGAGGCCGAGGGCGAGCCGCGATTGATCTACACGCTGCGCGGCCTGGGATACACGTTGCGGGAGACTCCTCCGTGA
- a CDS encoding HAMP domain-containing sensor histidine kinase, translating to MSGSAGREPRRLTRWWRRRSLRTRMTVIAATAIAVSVFVAFQVATELLGGELQETARNQLRADSRALATNAERAGLARVELPPYPGSGQLVRVILPDGSTRTPAGQPALPPVSEHAGRVAQGGPADLMESSDSDEDGYIIYTLRAGDGAVQVARVSDDSPINQLGFGMLLIGLLCVAGGALVGRTVARTGLAPIDRLTAAAVHVAHTQDLDASIPDEGGGEIRRLIQSINDMLTALRESRQAQRLLAEDAAHELKTPLTSLRLNVELLIRLDRRGTLDSALPAESRTRLLNDLGAQVAELTTLAAELTDLARGDISDENTEVLDLADVVVAAVTRARSRMPDIEVALDVSSVWVSGRPAALQRAVLNLLDNAGKWSPADQPVQVRLRAEGTSAVLEVDDAGPGIDVADVPRVFDRFYRADSARALPGSGLGLSIVQRVADAHGGRATVARSARGGTLLRVDLPAASPPAAPVAPFTAGEDTAVR from the coding sequence GTGAGCGGGTCCGCCGGCCGGGAACCGCGCCGGCTGACCCGATGGTGGCGCCGGCGGTCCCTGCGGACCAGGATGACGGTGATCGCGGCGACGGCCATCGCGGTCAGCGTGTTCGTGGCCTTCCAGGTGGCCACCGAGCTGTTGGGCGGGGAGCTGCAAGAAACCGCGAGAAATCAGCTACGCGCCGACTCCCGCGCCCTGGCGACGAACGCGGAGCGCGCCGGTCTGGCCAGGGTCGAGCTACCGCCGTATCCCGGGTCCGGTCAGCTGGTACGGGTCATCCTGCCCGACGGCTCGACCCGGACGCCGGCCGGTCAACCCGCGCTGCCCCCGGTCAGCGAGCACGCCGGGCGCGTGGCACAGGGCGGCCCGGCCGACCTGATGGAGTCGAGCGACAGCGACGAGGACGGCTACATCATCTACACGCTGCGGGCGGGCGACGGCGCGGTTCAGGTGGCCCGTGTCTCCGACGACAGCCCGATCAACCAGCTGGGTTTCGGCATGCTGCTGATCGGGCTGCTCTGCGTGGCCGGCGGCGCCCTTGTCGGGCGGACCGTGGCACGGACCGGGCTGGCACCGATCGACCGGCTGACCGCCGCCGCGGTCCATGTCGCGCACACCCAGGACCTCGACGCCTCCATTCCGGATGAGGGCGGTGGCGAGATCCGGCGGCTGATCCAGTCGATCAACGACATGCTCACCGCGCTGCGGGAATCCCGGCAGGCCCAGCGGCTGCTCGCCGAGGACGCCGCTCACGAGCTCAAGACCCCGCTCACCAGCCTGCGCCTCAACGTCGAGCTGCTGATCCGGCTCGACCGGCGGGGCACCCTGGACAGCGCACTGCCGGCGGAGAGCCGGACCCGGCTGCTCAACGATCTCGGCGCTCAGGTCGCCGAGTTGACCACCCTTGCCGCCGAGCTGACCGACCTGGCGCGCGGTGACATCAGCGACGAGAACACCGAGGTGCTCGACCTCGCCGACGTGGTGGTGGCCGCCGTGACCCGGGCGCGTTCCCGCATGCCGGACATCGAGGTCGCGCTCGACGTGAGCTCCGTCTGGGTGAGCGGGCGTCCCGCCGCGCTCCAGCGGGCGGTGCTCAACCTCCTCGACAACGCCGGCAAGTGGTCCCCCGCGGACCAGCCGGTCCAGGTCCGGCTCCGCGCCGAGGGCACGTCGGCGGTGCTCGAGGTCGACGACGCCGGGCCGGGCATCGACGTCGCCGACGTACCGCGGGTGTTCGACCGGTTCTACCGTGCCGACAGTGCCCGGGCGCTGCCGGGATCCGGTCTGGGGCTGTCGATCGTGCAGCGGGTGGCCGACGCCCACGGCGGGCGGGCCACCGTCGCCCGCTCCGCACGCGGCGGCACGCTGCTCCGGGTCGACCTTCCGGCCGCGTCGCCGCCCGCCGCCCCGGTCGCGCCGTTCACCGCCGGGGAGGACACCGCGGTGCGCTGA